CCTTTTGTGGTTATATAGTTTATTTTTTCTAGTATTATTACGAGTATCACTCAATCTTCTTCTAAGAGAATTTAAAACTTGTGTACATCGGAGTACTATCGATCTCTTAACTAGAAATTACTACTCCATAACTCCTGGAGAAACATTTACCAAAAGGTTGATATTTATTTTCATATAAAATTCATTGCCTTACTTATTCTCTGTTAATTAATTTTTATTTATTGTTTTTTTTCTTGAAATTGTTAAAATAACGGTAAGTTCATGCAAGTAAAAAATATGCTTAAAAGCAAATTTGATGATACATTAGCTGCCATAGAATTAAATACAGCTAGAAAATTAAACTGGGATTATAACCAATTAAAAGACTGTTTAATTTTTACAGTAAATAAGGAAGCGATTGAGATAGCACTCCAGAAAAATCAACTCAAAGAATCTGAGTTGCAAACTTTAAAGCAAGCTTTGTTAGATTATGGTTTTCAGTACAAAAAAACCCTAAATGATTGTATCTTTGTTTTTGAGCAAGATGTTGAATTAAGATAGAGCCAAAACAAAGTAGCAGACTTTTGGGAATCATCTTTAGTGCTAATGATGCTTATTTTGCTGGCGGTGGTGTAGGTCTGATTGAAGTTATTACAGATGCTGGGTGCTTTAGTAACTCATCTGCAAAGTTATCTAAATGCGACCAGAGAACTTCTTTGCGGAGATAGCGACATGAACCGCAGTTAAGACGAATAATTTGAGCGTTGTTGCCAAAAAATATAAGAGGTAGCAGTGTTATACTTAGTAACATCACCCAGATGTTCTTTGCCTAAATAACACGTTTAAACGTGTATAAACCATGAAAACCGCTTCAAACCTAATTCCCGAATTTGAAACATTATTTAGACAAAAGTTACGACTCAATAATTGTAGGCTTAAGAAGAAAAAACAAGAGAATCATTATGAAATTACTACTCCCGCCAAAGACATTTTTTTGATGTCTTGGTGCGAGTTTCCAAAAATTAACTTGATATATCAGCCTATAGGCATACGAACAAAGCAGACTATAGTTTATGAGCGGGCTATCCGTGACCATATTAATTTTTGTGTGAGTAGTGTCCAGGATAACCCTGACTCTAGTCTTATTACTTTAGATAGAGAAAACTAAAGTTTTTTATTTTTAGTATTTAAAATATCTTCGTTAGATGCGGTTGGCGAAGGTATGACAAAGCCTCCTACAGGTGTGTTGCCACTTGAAACGGTTAACGACAAATTAATGGTTTGAGTGTCTGTATCATCTCTATATACCTAATTTGTAGTCATTTGACTAAAAGTATCAAATACTACTTGCAGGCGTTAATTTGCTTGGGGCAACATTCCAGTTCGACGAGCCGATTGCGAATCTTACGGAGATGCTTTCGGCTATTGATGGGTGTTCGTGGTACTCACAGTTGTGCAAAAAGGATTTTATGAAAGCACTATTGATTTACCCTCAGTTTCCCCAGTCCTTTTGGTCTTATGATCGCTTCATGGAAATCGCCGGACTCAAAGCCGTCTTGCCTCCACTGGGGATGATTACAGTAGCAGCCCTTCTACCCAAGGACTGGGAAATTAGATTTTACGATCGCAACGTTAATCTTGAAACAGAGGCTGATTGGGAGTGGTGTGACCTAGTAATCCTTTCTGCAATGCTGGTGCAGAAACCAGATTTCCATGCCCTGATTCAAAAAGCGGTGCGGTTAGGCAAAAAAGTGGCAGTCGGGGGTCCTTACCCCACCTCAATCCCGCAAGATGCTCTTGACTCTGGAGCGCATTATCTGGTTTTGGATGAAGGGGAGTTGACAGTTCCACAGTTTCTAGAAGCGCTCAAAGGCAAAAAAGAGCAAGGAATCTTTCGCTCCCTGGAAAAACCTGATGTCACCCAAAGCCCGATGCCGCGTTTTGACCTGCTGCAACGGGATGCCTACTTGATGATGGCTATCCAATTTTCTCGCGGTTGCCCCTTCAACTGCGAGTTTTGCGACATCATTGTCCTCTACGGTCGGAAACCACGCACCAAGGAGCCTCACCAGACCATAGCCGAGTTACAAGCTCTTTATGATTTAGGCTGGCGAGGGTCACTCTTCATCGTTGATGACAACTTTATTGGAAATCAGCGTAACGTCAAACGCTTCTTACGAGAATTAATTCCTTGGATGAAGCAGCACGACTACCCCTTCACCTTCATAACTGAAGCTTCTGTGAATTTGGCAGAAGATGATGAACTGTTGCAATTAATGAATGAAGCAGGCTTCTATGCAGTTTTTCTCGGCATAGAAACTCCTGACCAAGACAGCCTGCAAGTAACACAAAAACTGCAAAATACTCGCAATCCGCTCATCGAAGGTTGTCGCAAGATCAATGAAGCAGGGATGCTAATCTATGCAGGGTTTATCCTTGGTTTTGATGGAGAACGCCCACGAGCAGGAGAACGAATTCAAGCTTTTGTTGAACAAACCAGTATTCCTCAACCGATGCTGGGCATCCTTCAAGCTTTGCCCAACACTGCTCTTTGGAACCGTCTTCAAAAAGAGCAGCGTTTAGTAGAGGGTATTGGCGGCGTTGAGGTGGGAGACCAGAATACCTTAATGAATTTCATCCCCACCCGCTCCATTGATGAAATCGCTAGAGAGTATGTAGAAGGCTTCTGGACGTTGTATGAACCCAGAAACTATCTCAGACGCTGTTTTCAGCAATGTCTCAGTATTGGCTCGCTAGCAAAACGAAAGCAAACCATGCAATTTTCTCCAGGAAAGGGGTTGCAGCTCGTTGCTCAGTTAATCTGGCATCAGGGCTTACGGCGACCTGAAATTCGTGGGCAGTTCTGGCAACAACTATGGACGATTCTGCTGAAAAAGCCTCAAGTTCTCAATATGTATTTGGGGCTATGCGCTGCTGGAGAACATTTTTGGGAGTACCGCGCTTTAGCTAGGGAACGGATTACTCAACAACTAGGGTACGATCCACTCAGAGGACCTGTGCTAAGAGAGCAAAAACCAATGCTCATCAAATCAAATCAAATCAAATCAAATACTGATAATATTACTGAGCCAGTAGCTTAAAACCAGAGGATAGATTCAGTATCGTCCTTGTATACTATGGCTCATGAATCCTTCTGCAACAGCATCTTGGAACGAAGTCCGCGCTGCATTTCAAAAAATCTGGGGTTATGAAGATTTCCGTCCACCGCAGGGAGAAATTATCCAGAGTTTGTTGGCAAAAAAAGATGCGCTGATTATCATGCCCACAGGTGGGGGAAAGTCAATTTGTTTTCAACTTCCCGCACTGCTACAACAGGGATTAACCCTCGTTGTTTCGCCTTTGGTGGCGCTGATGGAAAACCAAGTGCAGGAACTTCGGGAACGTCGAATACCCGCTGCCCTTTTGCATAGTGAATTACCATCTGATAAGCGGCGTATCACTTTACAAGCTTTGGAACGACAACAACTCAGATTACTTTACTTGTCGCCAGAAACTTTACTCAGCAAGCCAGTGTGGGAAAGGTTGTGTCAGCCGGAACTTGTGATTAATGGATTGATACTAGATGAAGCGCACTGTTTGACACAGTGGGGAGACACTTTTAGACCAGCTTACCGAAGATTAGGGGCAGTACGACCAGCGCTACTCAAATCAAAACCATTGGGAACAAATATAGCGCTAGCCGCTTTCACCGCCACCGCTGACCCTTTAGCCCAAACTCAAATTCGAGAAATTCTTCAGTTACAGGAACCTGCAGTTTTTCGTATTAATCCTTATCGTTCTAATATTAATCCTTCTATTCGTATAGTTTGGACTCCAAGGGGAAGAAAGCAACAATTCTTAAAATTTCTTTCAGATAAAGCACAACAAACTGGGCTTGTTTACGTTCGGACAAGGCGAGATAGCGAAGAGTTGGCTAAATGGCTGCTAGAGTTGGGTTACGTTACAGCAGCTTATCATGCAGGATTAGGCGCAGAAGAACGCCGCGATATAGAAGCACAATGGCTGAGTGGAAAAATGCCGTTTGTCATCTGTACGTGTGCTTTTGGTATGGGGATAAATAAGTCAGATGTCCGTTGGGTGGTTCATTTTCACCCGCCATTGTTGATATCAGAGTACGTGCAGGAAATTGGACGCGCTGGACGAGATAGAAAACCAGCCCAAGCACTGATGTTGATCAGTGAACCTACGGGGTGGTTAGATCCACAAGATAAGCAAAGACAAAAGTTTTTTGAGGAGAATTTGCAGCAGCAACAGCTAGACGCGCAGCAAGTCTTGAAAAAATTGCCGAGAACGGGAGAGGTGAATGCTGTGGCGCGAGAATTTCGTGATGGTGCGATCGCCCTCTCTCTACTACACAGCACCGGACAACTCAAGTGGCTTGACCCCTTTCACTACAGTATCGTTCCAGGGGCGAAAACCAAATCAGTCACACAATTGCACGCCACCAAGCAAATGAATCAATATCTTACTACTAGAGATTGTCGCTGGCGTTTTTTATTGAGTGCTTTTGGTTTTGAGGAAGAAATTAAGAACTGGCGTTGTGGTCATTGTGATAATTGCTGCCGAAAATAACTTTCTTGACAGAAGCTGAAAAAAATGCTTTTCGTGCTGAGTGGCAAGAGTTTGTACAGAATCTTTGAAATTTGGCTAAAGTACAACATCACCAGAAAAGTTAGGAGAATCGATTACAATGCAACAGTCACCTGACTCCGGTTAGCTTCACCGTTAGGCGTTTCTACCAGTCTGTATGAATGAAAATCAAACCAGCGAGCCTCAACACAGCATTGTTTCCATCAGCGTACGAGTGCTTTCTCCCGCTGATGCTGAATCATATCGTTTTGTGCGTTTGCTTGCGCTTCATGAACATCCCCCAGCTTTCGGCTCGTTGCCAGAGGATGAACCAAATCTTTCTGAGATAGCTGCAAGACTCGCACAAAGCGACGAGCGTTGCTTTTTCGGAGCGTTTCAAGACAATCAACTCATTGGCACCGTCCGGATTTCTCGCTATTGCGCACCCAACGAGAAGCACCGCGCTCATCTTGGGGGGCTATATGTTTTGCCCGCATTCCGTCGCAACGGTTGTGGTAGATCGCTTGTCAGGCAAGCTTTGAGTTGGGCAGCGAACGCGCGAAGCATCAGGAGAGTCAACCTAACTGTCGTGACCCAACAAAAAGCGGCAATCTGTCTTTACCAATCGCTTGGCTTCCGCATCTACGGTACTGAGCAAGAGACATTCTCGAAAGCTGGACGTTTTTACGACGAACACCTGATGACGTTGGAACTCGCTTCGGATAATGAACGCAACGCCAATTAACTAGACTAACAACAGTATGAACCGGAAGCTTAAGTGATGTTATTGAGCGTATCGCAAGAGAAAAGCTACCCAAAAATGGGTAGTAATGGGTAGCTTTGTCTATAGATTAAGTTACAGTTCCTAACCCCTAACTTTTTTAAAACTGCCGCAAAAAGCGAAGGTCGCTTGCGTACAAACGGCGAATATCATCAATTTGGTGTAAAACCATCGCAAAACGTTCCACACCAAAACCAGCGGCAAACCCAGTATACACTTCCGGATCGTAACCCACCGATTTAAGCACATTTGGATCGACCATACCGCAACCCATAACTTCCAACCAGCGACCATTCCACTGCAAATCAACTTCAGCAGAAGGTTCTGTAAACGGGAAATAACTGGCGCGGAAGCGAATAGGTAACTCACCAAACATAGCTTCCAAAAATATCTTAATGGTGCCTTTAAGATCAGTAAACGTCAGTCCTTCGTCAATGGCTAAAAGTTCTATTTGGTGGAAAACTGCTGAGTGAGTCGCATCTACGTTATCTCTCCGGTAAACTCGCCCTGGCGCAACCACCCGGATGGGCGGTTCCTCTGTTTCCATGTAACGAATTTGTACCGACGAGGTATGAGTCCGCAGCAGATTCCCGTCTGGCAGGTAAAAAGTATCCTGCATATCACGGGCGGGGTGGTCGGGTGGGGTGTTCAGAGCTTCAAAATTGTAGTAATCTGTTTCCATCTCTGGTCCAGTAGCTACGGTGTAGCCCAACCCGACAAAGATATCCAAAGCTTTGTCGATGATGTTATTGAGGGGATGAACACGACCTTGAGGACGGTAAATTCCTGGCATTGTTACATCTAATGTTTCAGCATCTAGCTGTGCCTGAATTTTCGCCCCTTCCAAGGTTGCGCGTTGCTGATCTAAGCTGTTTTGCAAAGCTTCTTTGACTGTGTTGGCGATCGCCCCAATTTTTGGTCGTTCCTCCGCACTCAGTTGTCCCATAGTCCGCAACAGCGCCCCAAGTTGACCTTTTTTCCCGAGGTAGCTGACTCTAAGTTCCTCCAGACGTTCTAGCGTATCAGCAGCGGCGATCGCTTTTTCTCCTTCCTCTCGCAGTTCTAAAAGTTGAGCCTCTAAACTGTTAGTCATTAGTTTTTAGTCGAAAATCCTAATCTCGTTAATTCGTAGCTTTTCGTGGTCAAGCGTAGTTATACCCGTCGCTGCAATGGATTCTGGACACACCCTTCATTGTTGAAAACCCAACTCTAAACCCATTGATAACGACTTCACACCCTTTGTTTGTCGGTGTTTTGACGCGTCCAGTGTATGTTCCAGACTGTAGATTTTTGCGTTCTTTGACTATCTGAACTCTTACAAAATCGCCTGTCGATACATGAGTAAAAGTTTGCTTGGGGGCTGTACAGGGAAAACCATATTTATTGATTCGGCACATCCTTCTTATGCCGTGTCCTGTCGATTTTGCGGTGAAAATCTTAGTTATTAAGATTTTTAACGTGCCAGTAATCCCAACGCAAGCTGCGTCAATCCAGTGTGCTTTTGGGAGCAATAAACGAGTCCGGTTAAACTTCGTTAAACCACCCGAACCCGTCTTAACAGGCAGCCCTAAACTTTTCCAGACATTAAATAACGACCAGCGCGTAGAATTTACTGCCGCTGCATCTTTTAAAGGTCGTTTAGCCTCAGACAAGATTTTCTTCAAAAGGTCGGGTTTTTGAGCAAGGAAGGTTTCAATGTCTTGCGTACCTTTGTTCTGATTGCACTTTTGGCAAGCTAAACACAAATTAGAGATTCGATTAGTTCCTCCATTGGCTTTAGGGCAAATATGTTCAACTTGCAGAGGGATATTTTCCGCCCCACAGTAAGTGCATTTCCTGTCCCATTTGTTGAGAAGATACTCTTTAATTTCATATCCTTGCAAGGCACCTTGCTGATATTCCATTCCAGAGATTTCCGGATTTTCCATCTGCTGCAAGTCAAACCTGACAAGCTCTTGGACAATTGCACTTATCGGCGCAAACTTACATAAACGCTTCACCCACGTCTCGGTAGTTAATACGCGGTGCCGCAACGACGGTGCTAACCACCCTTTTTCTCTAGTGCGATTCACAAACCTGGGTTGACGGTATCTGGTATGTCGAGAACGCCTACCACGTCTTACAGCAGATCGGGTTTGTAGCCCATCACTAATAGCTAATCCTCGGTGCTGTAATTCCATTCCCCAAATAACTTCATCGCGGTTATTAACTAAAGCGAACCCAGTCAATTTAGAACCAGGGTCTAACTTCAATGTCAACGGGTAAGCAACAATATTTTCTACTACTCGTTTCATGATTAATGTGAACGGGTAACGACGGAATATTGCTGCTTTGTTTGTTTCTAGAAGTTTCTTGGCGTGACTTGGATGAATTGGATTCATCGGTGTTTTGTTGGCATCAATCAAAAATACGTAGTTTGACATGATTTGTTCGGTCGGTTTGACCAGTCCTTATTTCTAAGTAATGTTTGCTTCAACCTTGTTACTAGAGCTTGTTAGGCTAAAAGCACTTCTGTTGCCAGATGTTTAACTCTTAGCGACAGGGAGCAGCGCCTTGCGGGGGTTCCCCCCGTTGTGGCGACTGCGGTGCAGGGAACTAGCGAATTCCAGGGTGTCATGACTTAAGTAACGCTTACCCCTCTAAGGGTGGTCTGGTTCACATAGACTACGGATTACTCCTATTGCCTATGCTCTCATTACACTATTCATTACTCATAGATCCAAAGCTTTGGACTACTGGAGATATAACATATCGTTGACACCGTTATTCTGCCGTATGAAGAACTTGAATCGTCACAAGACAATTGATTTGTCAAAGACAATATTATATCAAAGTTCTTTTTACCTGTTTTGCCGCTCTGTAAGGAAGCCAGAATCAGATTTACAATCAGCGTTATGCTGCTAGTTACCACTGGGGGCAGTGGTTTAGAGTTAGGTTAAAGATAATCACTTTGACTAGTGTACGCAGAGGAGGTTTTGGCAGCATGAAGACGCTGGAAGAAATTCGGCGATGGTTGATTCAGCACAAACCAGTGTTGCAGGAACGGTACAAAGTAAGCGAATTGGGTATTTTCGGTTCCTATGCAAGACAACAACAGACTGAAACGAGTGATGTCGATGTGTTGGTAGAGTTCTCTGAAATACCTAGTTTGTTGAAGTTTGTCAATTTAGAAAACTATCTGAGTGATAACCTTGGAGTGAAGGTTGATCTGGTACATAAAGGGGGACTAAAGCCACGTATAGGAGAGCGGATTTTGACAGAAGTGGTCTATCTATGACCAGACGACAATTGGAGGATTATTTACAAGATATATTAGATGCGATCCGCCTTTGGCGGCAGCGCTTCGCTATCGCCGCTCTTGAGCAATTTACGTATGTCGTTGTCTGTAGAACAAGTCGAGAAGAGAATAAAAGAAATTGAGTGTCTCGTGAACTCCTCAAGTGAGCGATACGGGCGTTTACTCAACTGGCAAAACCCATCTGACCCATTTTGGCATTATGGGATTGGTCTATCAGATACACATATTTTTGATACAGGTCGTGGGTTATGTCCATTTGAGAGAAAAGAGGCAAAATTTGTTGCCGGTATTGACCACATTGCTTTTGAGCCTGAGCGAATAATTGAGCGACTCAAACAAGCCCTTCATGTTTTTGCTGATTGGGAGTACACAATTCCTGGTTGGAATTGTGAACACCTTGGTAGGTTAATTGCGACAGATAAACCCAGATGTTATCAAAGTAGAGCTTTATGGTTTTTGTTTGATCTTACCCCAGAAGGCGACCACAAAACCGCACATCAAATCTTTCGAGCTTACCTAGAGAAGGTTGCTCCTAGTCTCAATCAGTAGTATTTTTTTTCAAGATTGTCTTAATTGTTATCAGTGTACATGTCAATTCTGACTGCCAGCTTGGGAATACTCTAATTAGAGTTTCCGTGACTAATTGCTCATATATGGCTCAGTCGTTACCACAAAGGCGTACTACTGCTGTTACTACAAGATCTCAGTTCTCGCCCTTTGGCAACAAACTAGTGCAATCTGGCTTTGTCAATAGCGAACAGATGAGACAAGCACTGATTGAAAGTCGTAAGTCTGGCAGATCTCTGACACAAGTGCTGGAATCTATTTCCGGACGACAGTTGTCACCAGAACTGTATAGGTTACATAAAAAGCAGCAGCTATTTGAACTAAAAATATTATACGGTGTTGAATCTCTTGATTTAGAGGTGAGTCAGGTTGGCACAACAAGAATGAGTCAACTGATTGATACCCTCATTCCAGTAGATATCTGTCGTCGTCATCACTTAATACCACTAGCAAAGAATGCTGAGGTAAACCCACCCTCGGTTATGGTGGCGATGGTAGATCCGGATAATTTAGAAGCTTCGGATGATTTGAACCGCATCTTACGTCCGCAGGGATGGACTTTGCAGCGGATGGTGATTACTCAAGAGGATTATCAGCAACTTATTAACCAATATTTGGATGAGGTGACTGTTCGACAAAAGCACCTCGAACAGGAAAAGTTTACAGACATTAATCAGGATTTAGAAAATCTAGACAATCTCAATTTAGAGGATGTACCTGAAGATAAGGAAGCTGACTTAGGTGCAGCGATGAAGAGTGCTGAGGATGCCCCGATTATCAATTTAGTTAACAGAATCCTCGCGAAAGCACTACATGAGATGGTTTCTGATATTCACGTAGAACCGCAGGAAGAAAATTTACTCATTCGTTTTCGTAAGGATGGTGTGCTGCGTCAGGTTTTCGATCCTCTGCCCAAAAAAATCATTCCTGCTGTCACAACTCGTTTCAAAATTATTGCCAACCTCGATATTGCTGAACGGCGTTTACCTCAAGATGGACGCATCACAAGAGTGTTTGAGGGACGAAAGCTGGACTTCCGCGTTAGTACCTTGCCCAGTCGCTATGGGGAAAAAATCGTACTACGAATTTTGGATAACTCTGCAACCCAATTGGGATTGGATCAACTGATTGCTGATGCAGAAACTTTGCAAATTGTCAAGGATATGGTCAGTCGTCCCTTTGGCTTGATTTTGGTGACAGGACCGACTGGTTCTGGTAAAACAACAACCTTGTATTCGGCACTTTCGGAACTGAACTCTTCAGGCATCAATATTTGTACGGTGGAAGACCCAATTGAGTACAGTTTACCTGGAATCACTCAAGTGCAGGTGATTCGGGAAAAAGGTCTGGATTTTGCGACAACTTTACGGGCTTTTTTGCGACAAGATCCCGATGTGCTTCTGGTGGGTGAGACGCGAGACAAGGAAACGGCAAAAACGGCAATTGAGGCAGCATTGACCGGTCATTTGGTCTTGACAACTTTGCATACTAATGACGCGCCGGGGGCGATCGCTCGTTTGGCAGAAATGGGCATTGAGTCTTTCATGGTTTCCGGTTCTCTCATTGGTGTATTAGCACAGCGCTTAGTACGGCGCGTGTGTCCCAGTTGTTGCATTCCCTACACTCCTACCACAACAGAACTCGCTCGCTACGGTTTATCAGCAAGCCAACAAGCGGGTGTTACCTTTTATAAGGCAAATACCTTAACTTTAGAGCAAATTCACCAAGCGAAGGCAAATCATCAGCTTTGCCCAGAATGTCATGGTGTTGGCTACAAGGGACGTTGTGGTGTTTATGAAGTTATGCGAATTACAGAACGTTTGCAAGGGCTGATTACCCAAGACGCACCAACGGAACGCATCAAAGAAGTAGCGGTGGAAGAAGGGATGAAAACTCTACTGGCTTACAGTTTGGATTTAGTGTGTCAAGGTTATACGACTTTGGAAGAGGTTGAACGAGTCACGTTTACTGATACGGGTTTGGAAGCAGAGTTGAAAGCTAAGCGTAAGAGGAGTCTGACTTGTCGGACTTGTCATGCTGGACTGGAAGCTGAATGGCTGGATTGTCCGTACTGTATGACATCACGGTTTTAAGAGTAGTTGCTTTTTTCCCGCCAAAAAAAATACTTAAACGAACCGCAAAGACGCGAAGGACGCAAAGGAAGAAGAAAAAGAAGAAGATAGGTAATTTGAGACTACTTAAGGAAGTCATTATTAGTTATTAGTTTTGAAGAAAGGAAGTTAGAAAAATGGAAATGATGATTGAAGATTTGATGCAGAAGTTGATAGAAATGGGTGGTTCGGATATACATTTATCTGCAGGTTTGCCTCCCTACTTTCGCCTCAGTGGTAAACTGACTCCTATTGGCAATCAGCCATTGTCGGCAGATGAGTGTCAATGGTTGATTTTTAGTATGCTCAATAATTCCCAGCGTCGAATATTAGAGGAAAATTGGGAGTTAGATTGTTCTTATGGTATTAGGGGATTGGCTCGTTTTCGGGTTAATGTTTACAAAGAACGTGGTGCTTATGCCGCTTGTTTGCGGGCGTTAAGTTCCAAAACTCCAAACTTTGAAAAGTTAGGTTTGCCAGATGTTGTACGAGAAATGTCAGAAAAACCAAGGGGATTAATTTTGGTAACAGGTCCCACAGGTTCTGGTAAAACAACTACCCTGGCTGCAGTCATTGACTTGATTAATCGCACTCGCTCAGAGCATATTTTGACAGTAGAAGACCCGATTGAATTTGTGTATGAACCGATGAAAAGTGTAATTCATCAAAGGCAACTTGGTGAGGATACGAAAAGCTTTGCTAATGCTTTAAGAGCAGCTTTGCGGGAAGATCCAGATATCATTTTGGTGGGTGAGATGCGCGATTTGGAAACAATTTCTTTGGCGATTTCTGCTGCGGAAACGGGACACTTGGTTTTTGGAACTTTGCACACGAGTTCAGCCGCACAAACTGTAGATAGAATTATTGATGTTTTCCCCTCCGAAAAACAAACTCAAGTGCGAGTGCAGTTATCAAATTCACTGGTGGCGGTATTTAGTCAAACTTTGGTTCCTCGAAAAAATCCGAAACCAGGTGAATTTGGTCAAGTGATGGCTCAAGAAATTATGGTTGTGACTCCTGCGATTTCTAATTTAATTCGTGAAGGAAAAACATCTCAAATCTATTCTGCTATTCAAATTGGTGGAAAAATGGGGATGCAGACTTTAGAAAAGGTTTTAGCAGATTTATATAAGGCAGGAGTTATCTCTTTGGAAGATGCAATCTCTAAAACTTCTAAGCCGGATGAGATTAAGCGTCTTATCGGTAGTGCAGCACTACTCGCTGGAACAAGAGCAGGAGTAGCAGTCAAAGCACATTAAAACACAGGGTTCTCTTAACAGTGAACAGTGAACAGTAAACAGTAAAAGACTGATAACTGATAACTGATAACTGGTTACAAGGGGCACTTTCAATCAACAAGCAGTCCTGGTTGGGGGCTGTGAGTTTGTTATTTTTGAATTTTAAATCTTAAGTTTTAAATTTGGAATATTGAATTGCTTTATATGCCAACATTCGTTGCTCGTTTTAAGGACTCGCGAGGAAAATCGAAAAGAGAAAAAGTTGTGGCTAATTCTTTGGCTCAAGCTCGTATTTCTCTTAGGCAACAGGGTTATATTGTACAAGATATCAAAAAAGAATCTCAAGGCTTTGACTTCAAACAACTTCAAACCAAATTTATGTATGTTTCCGTGAAGGATAAAGCCGTATTTTCTCGTCAATTTGCTGCTTTGGTGAATGCAGGAGTGGCAATTGTGAGAAGTCTGAGTGTGTTAGCCCAGCAGTGTAGCAATCCTAAACTGAAACAAGCGATTTTGGGTATTAA
This portion of the Brasilonema sennae CENA114 genome encodes:
- a CDS encoding RecQ family ATP-dependent DNA helicase, with translation MNPSATASWNEVRAAFQKIWGYEDFRPPQGEIIQSLLAKKDALIIMPTGGGKSICFQLPALLQQGLTLVVSPLVALMENQVQELRERRIPAALLHSELPSDKRRITLQALERQQLRLLYLSPETLLSKPVWERLCQPELVINGLILDEAHCLTQWGDTFRPAYRRLGAVRPALLKSKPLGTNIALAAFTATADPLAQTQIREILQLQEPAVFRINPYRSNINPSIRIVWTPRGRKQQFLKFLSDKAQQTGLVYVRTRRDSEELAKWLLELGYVTAAYHAGLGAEERRDIEAQWLSGKMPFVICTCAFGMGINKSDVRWVVHFHPPLLISEYVQEIGRAGRDRKPAQALMLISEPTGWLDPQDKQRQKFFEENLQQQQLDAQQVLKKLPRTGEVNAVAREFRDGAIALSLLHSTGQLKWLDPFHYSIVPGAKTKSVTQLHATKQMNQYLTTRDCRWRFLLSAFGFEEEIKNWRCGHCDNCCRK
- a CDS encoding GNAT family N-acetyltransferase, which produces MNENQTSEPQHSIVSISVRVLSPADAESYRFVRLLALHEHPPAFGSLPEDEPNLSEIAARLAQSDERCFFGAFQDNQLIGTVRISRYCAPNEKHRAHLGGLYVLPAFRRNGCGRSLVRQALSWAANARSIRRVNLTVVTQQKAAICLYQSLGFRIYGTEQETFSKAGRFYDEHLMTLELASDNERNAN
- the pheS gene encoding phenylalanine--tRNA ligase subunit alpha; amino-acid sequence: MTNSLEAQLLELREEGEKAIAAADTLERLEELRVSYLGKKGQLGALLRTMGQLSAEERPKIGAIANTVKEALQNSLDQQRATLEGAKIQAQLDAETLDVTMPGIYRPQGRVHPLNNIIDKALDIFVGLGYTVATGPEMETDYYNFEALNTPPDHPARDMQDTFYLPDGNLLRTHTSSVQIRYMETEEPPIRVVAPGRVYRRDNVDATHSAVFHQIELLAIDEGLTFTDLKGTIKIFLEAMFGELPIRFRASYFPFTEPSAEVDLQWNGRWLEVMGCGMVDPNVLKSVGYDPEVYTGFAAGFGVERFAMVLHQIDDIRRLYASDLRFLRQF
- a CDS encoding B12-binding domain-containing radical SAM protein, which gives rise to MKALLIYPQFPQSFWSYDRFMEIAGLKAVLPPLGMITVAALLPKDWEIRFYDRNVNLETEADWEWCDLVILSAMLVQKPDFHALIQKAVRLGKKVAVGGPYPTSIPQDALDSGAHYLVLDEGELTVPQFLEALKGKKEQGIFRSLEKPDVTQSPMPRFDLLQRDAYLMMAIQFSRGCPFNCEFCDIIVLYGRKPRTKEPHQTIAELQALYDLGWRGSLFIVDDNFIGNQRNVKRFLRELIPWMKQHDYPFTFITEASVNLAEDDELLQLMNEAGFYAVFLGIETPDQDSLQVTQKLQNTRNPLIEGCRKINEAGMLIYAGFILGFDGERPRAGERIQAFVEQTSIPQPMLGILQALPNTALWNRLQKEQRLVEGIGGVEVGDQNTLMNFIPTRSIDEIAREYVEGFWTLYEPRNYLRRCFQQCLSIGSLAKRKQTMQFSPGKGLQLVAQLIWHQGLRRPEIRGQFWQQLWTILLKKPQVLNMYLGLCAAGEHFWEYRALARERITQQLGYDPLRGPVLREQKPMLIKSNQIKSNTDNITEPVA
- the iscB gene encoding RNA-guided endonuclease IscB encodes the protein MSNYVFLIDANKTPMNPIHPSHAKKLLETNKAAIFRRYPFTLIMKRVVENIVAYPLTLKLDPGSKLTGFALVNNRDEVIWGMELQHRGLAISDGLQTRSAVRRGRRSRHTRYRQPRFVNRTREKGWLAPSLRHRVLTTETWVKRLCKFAPISAIVQELVRFDLQQMENPEISGMEYQQGALQGYEIKEYLLNKWDRKCTYCGAENIPLQVEHICPKANGGTNRISNLCLACQKCNQNKGTQDIETFLAQKPDLLKKILSEAKRPLKDAAAVNSTRWSLFNVWKSLGLPVKTGSGGLTKFNRTRLLLPKAHWIDAACVGITGTLKILITKIFTAKSTGHGIRRMCRINKYGFPCTAPKQTFTHVSTGDFVRVQIVKERKNLQSGTYTGRVKTPTNKGCEVVINGFRVGFSTMKGVSRIHCSDGYNYA
- a CDS encoding nucleotidyltransferase family protein, yielding MKTLEEIRRWLIQHKPVLQERYKVSELGIFGSYARQQQTETSDVDVLVEFSEIPSLLKFVNLENYLSDNLGVKVDLVHKGGLKPRIGERILTEVVYL